A stretch of the Qingrenia yutianensis genome encodes the following:
- a CDS encoding glutamyl-tRNA amidotransferase — translation MKNQKTIQKIAKTQKILRKAKLVLTVLAVMMTALTGTVFAADPLGTINSLSDFIFSAIKAIGLILLGFGVVQIGLSLKSHDASQRANGFLTFFGGVIIAFAKDILDMIM, via the coding sequence ATGAAAAATCAGAAAACAATTCAGAAAATTGCAAAAACACAGAAAATTCTCCGCAAGGCTAAACTTGTACTTACGGTACTTGCAGTTATGATGACCGCACTCACGGGAACGGTTTTTGCCGCTGACCCGCTCGGAACGATAAACAGCCTTTCAGATTTTATCTTCTCGGCAATTAAGGCTATCGGACTAATCCTGCTCGGCTTCGGTGTTGTGCAGATAGGTCTGTCGCTTAAATCTCACGACGCATCGCAGAGAGCAAACGGATTTCTGACATTCTTCGGCGGCGTCATCATTGCATTTGCGAAGGATATTTTGGATATGATAATGTAA